The genomic segment GCGAACGCCGACGATCCCTTGCGGTTGAAATCGCCCTCCAGGCCGTGTCCGACCGCCTCGTGCAGCAGCACGCCCGGCCAGCCCGGCCCGAGCACGACAGTCATGGCGCCAGCCGGAGCCGGGCGCGCTTCGAGATTGACGAGCGCGGCGTGCACGGCATCGTTGACGTACTTTTGCAGGATCGCGTCGGTGAAATAGGCGTAGTCGAAGCGTCCGCCGCCGCCGCCCGTGCCGATCTCGCGCCGGCCGTTCTGCTCGGCGATCACCGTCACGGAGACGCGCACGAGCGGACGCACGTCCGCCGCGAGCGCGCCGTCGCTGCGCGCGACGAGCACGACATCGTATTCGCCGGCCATGCCCGCCATGACTTGCGTGATGCGCGGATCCTTGGCCCGCGCCATTTGCTCGACGCGTTCCAGCAACTTCACCTTGGCCGTGGCGTCGAGGGAATGCAACGGATCGGCGGCGAGATACAGATCGCGCCCCGACACGCCCGTGAGCGTGCTCGCCGGCTTGACCTTGTGCTTGCCGCCGCCTGCCTTGGCGATCGCGCGCGTCGCGATCGCGGCCTGGCGGATCGATTCGGGCGACAGGTCGTCCGAATAGGCGAACGCCGTGCGCTCGCCGGACACGGCGCGCACGCCGACACCCTGATCGATGCTGAAGCTGCCCGATTTGACGATGCCTTCTTCGAGACTCCACGCTTCGCTGCGCGTGGACTGGAAATAGAGGTCCGCGTAATCCACGCGATGCGTGAAGATTTCCGCGAGGGTGCGGGTGATCAGCCCTTCGTCGAGGCCGTAGGGCGTGAGCAAAACGTCCTTCGCCGTTACCAGATTCCGAATGCCGGGTTCGATGATGTTCATGCGGTGCCTATTGCGTGTTCGTGACGAGTCGATGATATTTCAGACGAATTGCAGACTATTCTACGGTCTGATCCAGTCGAATCATGTGCGGGGAGAAACCCGCGTCTTCAAGTCATCATTGGGTTGAGCGCGCGATCACCCGATCACGCGATGTCGATAGGCCGGCAAACTCTGTCGCACGGCCGCGATGCGTTGCAGATCGATGCCGCCCGCCGCCACGCCCATGCCTTCCTCCCTGACGGCGACGATCTCGCCCCACGGATCGATCAGCATGCTGTGGCCCCACGTGCGGCGGCCATTTTCGTGCTTGCCGCCTTGCGCCGCGGCCAGCACATAACACTGATTCTCGACCGCGCGCGCCTTCAGCAAGGTCTCCCAGTGCGCGTTGCCGGTCGTGTAAGTGAACGCGGAAGGCACGACCAACAGCGCGCAATCGCCGAGCTTGCGATACAGCTCGGGGAACCGCAGGTCGTAGCACACCGACAATCCCACGCGCCCGAATGGCGCCTCGAACGTCCGCACTTCGCTGCCGGGGCAGATGGTGCGCGCTTCGTCGAACGATTCCTCGCCTTTTTCGAAATTGAACAGATGAATCTTGTCGTAGCGCGCGACCTGCTTGCCGGCGGGATCGAAGACGAGGGTCGTGTTGAGCACGCGGTCCGGTTCCGTCGATTGCAACGGCAGCGTTCCGCCGATGACCCACACGCGATGCTCGCGCGCCGCGTCGGAGAGAAACTGCTGGATCGGGCCTGCGCCGGGCGTTTCGCGGATCGCGAGCTTGTCGGTGTCCTTGAAGCCCATGTAACAGAAATACTCGGGCAGGAGCACCAGTTGCGCGCCGCCGCGAGCGGCCTCCGCGATCAGGCGTCCGGCGTCGGCCAGATTGCGCTCGAGGTCCGGCGTGCTGACCATCTGGAGCGCGGCGACCTGAAACGGCGCCGCGCTATCGCTTGATCTTTCGCTCATGTCTCTATGCGCCGATTAAAAAATAGGGGACGAAAACGGCGTCGCCGAGGCTCGCGCGAACGTCCGTTTTCAGCGGGCAGCGGACGGAACCACGGCGGCGGCGGGTGTTTCGATCTTACCCTGATCGCCTTTGAGACGCTGGATGACGGGTTTGCTCCACGAACCGGTGATCGAATAGTCGAGCGCGAACGCTTTCTGGATCGATGCCGACAGCGCGATGTCCGCCGCGAGCACGCCGAGACCGAGCAGCGGATTGATGACCGCCGCGCCGATCGCAGCCGCGCCCGCGCCGACGGTCGGAATCACCTTCACGTGCAGATCCTGCGTCTGCTTCGGCATATCGACGAGGCCCTGCATCTGCACGCGCGCGGGCGACGTCACCATCAGGAAGTCGTCCGTGCGGCTGATGCCGTCGACGATCTTCGCGTTGCCCGTGATCTTCTCGAACGGCAGACCCTTGCCGACGACATCCTCGAAATGCAGCGTCAGCAGGTTCGCGAGGCTGCGCAGGCTGAAGATGCCGATCCACTTCGCCGCGCCCGGCGCGCGCAGAATCTGTCCGTGCCGCAGATCGACCGCGACGTTGCCATCGAGCGTGTTCAGATCGAGCGTGGTCGGGCCGCCGTTCCAGCCCGCGTGGCCCGAGATCGTGCCGTTGCCCGAATTGACGACATGCGGCGCGCCGAACCGGTCGATCAACTGGCCGCCGTTCTTCACGTCGAGCTTGAAATCGATCGATGTACGGCGTGGGACGCTGTCGTCCGCGTCGTTGCGCGTCGAAGCCGTGATGACGCCGCCCGGCAGCGTGCGCCAGGTCGCGTTCGCGGTCAGGGTGGCGTCGGGATTCGCGAGTTCGAGCTTGTCGAGCGTCCAGATGGGCTCGTCGGCGATCACCTCGTTGTGCGCGTCGACTTCGAGCCGCCCGAGGCTGCGACCGCGGAACACGAGCTCATTCACGATGAGATCGATCGTCGGCATGTTGCGCGGCGGCTTGCGGATTGCCTTGTCGACGGAATCGCCTCCGGTCTTCTCCGGAATCACGAGCTTGGCAAAGCGCGCCTGCAATGCGCCCGGGCTGTCCTTCGTCGCGCCCGGCGTCCACGCGACATCGCCCGCTAATTGATCCGACGCGATGTTCGCCTGCCACTTGCGATCAGACTCGCTCGCGTCGATGGCGACGTTCTCCCAGCGCCGGTCGAGCAGCTTGAGCGTCGTGAAGTGGATGGCGGCGCGCGTCGGGATGAACTGCCTGACGTTCTCGCTCATCGGCGGGCGCGGCGCGTTCGCGGCCGCCGCCGGCTCGGGCGCTGCGCCGGTGATCTCGGCGAAGGTCTTGCGCCATGCATCGGCGTCCAGCTCGTTCAGATCGGCGCTTGCGCTCACGCCTTCGGCCGGCGGGTTCGCGGGCGTGTTCACGCCGATCGCGCCGCGCACGACCTTCAGACGCGCGCGCATGTTCATCGGCTCGGCGGGGTTCTGCGGATCGATCTTCACCTG from the Caballeronia sp. NK8 genome contains:
- a CDS encoding carbon-nitrogen hydrolase family protein; its protein translation is MSERSSDSAAPFQVAALQMVSTPDLERNLADAGRLIAEAARGGAQLVLLPEYFCYMGFKDTDKLAIRETPGAGPIQQFLSDAAREHRVWVIGGTLPLQSTEPDRVLNTTLVFDPAGKQVARYDKIHLFNFEKGEESFDEARTICPGSEVRTFEAPFGRVGLSVCYDLRFPELYRKLGDCALLVVPSAFTYTTGNAHWETLLKARAVENQCYVLAAAQGGKHENGRRTWGHSMLIDPWGEIVAVREEGMGVAAGGIDLQRIAAVRQSLPAYRHRVIG
- the tldD gene encoding metalloprotease TldD, giving the protein MNIIEPGIRNLVTAKDVLLTPYGLDEGLITRTLAEIFTHRVDYADLYFQSTRSEAWSLEEGIVKSGSFSIDQGVGVRAVSGERTAFAYSDDLSPESIRQAAIATRAIAKAGGGKHKVKPASTLTGVSGRDLYLAADPLHSLDATAKVKLLERVEQMARAKDPRITQVMAGMAGEYDVVLVARSDGALAADVRPLVRVSVTVIAEQNGRREIGTGGGGGRFDYAYFTDAILQKYVNDAVHAALVNLEARPAPAGAMTVVLGPGWPGVLLHEAVGHGLEGDFNRKGSSAFAGMIGEQVAAKGVTVVDDGTLPNRRGSLNIDDEGNPTQCTTLIEDGILKGYIQDSLNARLMKMPVTGNARRESYAALPMPRMTNTYMLNGDKDPQEILASVKNGLYAVNFGGGQVDITNGKFVFSASEAYMIENGKITYPVKGATLIGSGPESLKYVTMIGNDMSLDSGVGVCGKEGQSVPVGVGQPTLRIEKMTVGGTV